DNA sequence from the Pseudanabaena sp. BC1403 genome:
AACGAATTTGAGCTTCAAATCGAGACTCTTGACGCATCAAACCGATGACGAGAGCTGGAGAGAGTTTGCGATCGCGTGACCAATTTGAGATTACATCCCAGTAATGAAAAGGATAGAGCGAGTGTATATAAGCAGGATGCTGCTTAAGTTGAGCAATTTCGACCTTTTGAGCATTGGAAACATCAATCCAATTCAAGCTTTCCAGAATTTTGATACCAATCAAGTTGTCTTGATTGGCAACCCGTAGCACGCCATCAGTAAAAATCTCCCTTGGTTCCAGATTACGCTTGCCACGCAATTCTGTCACCCATTGAGATTGCGCATCCCGATCTAGTCCTAGAATATATAGCTCTTGTAGTTTCGCCGAACCCGCAGGTAAAGCTGTCCTTTCGCTGGGTATAGAGATCGCTGGTGCAACGTAACGTGCTGTCGTGAAGGTTCCCACATTCCATCCAAGAGAACTCGCCGATCGCCACGCGAAATAGGAATCAGGGTGTTGACGAATCGCAAACTCAAAAAACTTCTTAGCTTTAGCTTTATCACCAATTTGATTAGCCCATTTACCTGCCCAGAAGCTCGCTTCGGCTGCGGAGGTACTATCTGGACTATTGGCAATCAATGCGTCAACCGTGGCGATCGCATTCTTGATCTGTCCGCCACGTCCTTGACCTTTAGCAATTCGCCAACGCAATTCACCAGCATCATTACTACTGCCATAACGACTTAACAATAGATTCCGAACGTCGCTTGCGGTTTTGGGGCTACCAAGCTTATCTTGCAAGATCGAAGCCTTAATTGCTAAGGCTTCGGCTGCGGTATCGGGATAGCTTGTCACAATGCGATCGGTTGCGGAGATCGCCTCTTCAGGCGAGCCAATCTGCGTAATCCTAATTAAAGCGCGAGGAGCTTGAGGACTTTGAGGAAATTGCTGGACAACACGGTTATAAGCGGCGATCGCTGAGTCAAATTGTCTGCCACGATGAAGACTGCGAGCGTAATTGTATGCATTTATCGGATTGACTGTGGCGCGGGTATAGGCATTGGCGGCTCTGCCAAATTCAAAATTATTATAATATCCATCAGCGATCGCCCACCATTGGTCAGAGGTGAGTGAGGGTGAACTGGCAACTAGACGATTTAGAACTGGGACAATCTCTTTGGAATCACTAAAATAAGTCGCCAGATGCGCCATTAGATCAACTCGATTTGGATCTTGGGCTAGTAAGCGCAGGACAACTTCTTGCGATCGCGGATGAGCAGGAAATTTTTGTAAAAGCTGTTGATTTTGTCCTAAGGCAAACATTGCTTCGGCAGCTGCTGGACTATCAGGGAACTTGGCTAAAAGTTGTTGCCAAGTTGATGTAGCAGATTGGAGATCGCGCAGTTGAGTTTGGGCTTGTGCGCGTTTGAGCAAAACATAATCGGCTAAAACTGGATACTCAGTTTCCAATTTATCAAGAGCAGCGATCGCCTCGCGGGGCTTGCGGTTGTTGAGATGAATATCCGCAATTACCAAACGAGCGCGAACACGGTCAGTATCGTTACTATTAGAACTTTGCTGTTTAGCCTGAGTTTCTAATTTAGCAAGTCTTTGATCAATGGGAGAGTAAGTAAGTGGATCAAATGATTTGCCGTCTCGATTATTTCCTAAGCTTGCATTCAGAGTAATATCTGAGTCAGAAGAAGTGGTAATTAGAGGGGCGCTAGCTCCTGCTAATGTAGCACTGAGCATAAGCACAATAGACCAACGCATTAATTTTCTCATCTCGATACGTTCTTGATGCTCAGCATCCTAGCATTTTTCACTGGATGACTTATAGCACTTTTAGCGAAGTATAGAGGAAAAAAATAAGAGGCGAGGCAATTGCGTCGTCTCTTATTTTTTTAGGGTTTATGCTTTTGTTTTCTCAAATACAAAATTACTAAGCGATCGCTGTACTGAACTCTAATCATTCCTAACTAGCCATTCTTGAATATTTGTTTCTAAGTTCCCAATATCTTCAGGGCATCGTTTGCAAATGCGATCGTAACGATTAGCCGCTTCTTCTGCGAGGATTCCTCTACCTTGACAACGTGCTTCTAATAGCGATCGCTGTTCTGCAAATTGCATAAAATATCCTGTTTTAGATTTTCTCTCAGCACGAATTTCTAACCAATTCCAGTTTTTTGGAAGATCAATACATCCTGCTAAAACCCATACTTCTAATTCTTGCCAAGCATTTTCGCCTATAAACTTTTTGGGTTTTTGATATTTCTCTGCTAAAAATTCTTGCGCTCGTTTTTCAAGTCCATCAAGCTTTGCCCGTCTATCTTCATTGCCATCGCGATCAACACAGACCAAAAACAAGTCGGTCATACCGCCATATCTTTGCAAAATTTCTTGAATCTTTTCCCATCTCAGGGCTTCAGCGTGACCTCGAAGGCGTGGATTTTTGCAGACTGTAATTTTTGCTTTTGGCTTACCGATCGCAGTCATCATCGCTCTGACAATCGGTAGCACCATACTCTCATCATTGACAAAATCTTCGAGAATAATCAGAACATTCATGAGTCCTGCACCTCTTCATCTTCAAGGAAGTACATCGCATCTTCTAGCCATCCTGAATCTAGTAAGCTCGACAAGCCTTCATTTGCGACAAGTTCCCTAGCGTTGGGAATGTCCATAATTTTAGTTATACGTGACTCGGTGCGATCGCCTATTCGATACATTAAAGAAGCATATTCAAGGCTTTCGGGGCTTAAGAAATTCAACAAAAGCGGTGAGTGAGTGGTAATCACAATTTGCATTGAGCTATTAGCGACTTCTTGCTGCATAAGTTGCAACAGCAAGCTTAACCGATTGGGATGGATGCCATTTTCAGGTTCTTCAAAAAAGTAAAAGCGCGATCGCTGATTACCCAAAAGTGCTGCCAACAATCCTAAAAATCGCAATGTTCCATCCGATGCACTATAAGCAGTTGTTTTCTGTCCGCTTGCTTCTTCGATTCTCAGTAGAACTTTGCCAGTAAAGTCTTCGGGAAAGTCAAAATCTTTTGCATCCATTGGCGTTAATGATTGCAACCAATCCAATAAAATCGCCTTACGGGTTTCATCACGACAAATATCTAGCATTACCGATGACAAATTTTCACCGCGATCGCCTAAAACGTTTTGCCCCGCAAAAGTCGGCAATCTCATCACATCTGGACTGAGATCGAGAAATCTCATATCACCTATTGCATTTAAGGCAAGCTCACACAATTTTTTTGTGACTGGAATATCAAAATCTATGTCTATTTTACTAATTACCCCTTTTAGTCTATTTTCTTTCTCAATCTGAAAAAGCATTGGAATATAATTAGGGAAGTTGTCACCTCCACTGCTATGCCAAGAGTCATAAAAACGAACACTATTGTGATTATTCAGAGTAGAGTCGAAGGATGCAAAAATTGGATTATTTGTTTGTTTGCAATTCAAAACTTCAAAAATGATGTAGGGAAATGGACTAGATGAATCTAATTTAACCTCAATACGATAATCCATGTCATATTCTGTATCGCCATCATGGACAGAAAAGGAAATAGCGATCGCAAAAGAATCAGCCCCACAATAAGTTATTTCCTTTGTACCGCCGCGAATACCTCGCCATTGCAGCACACCACCTTCCCCATACTTCTCACCAATAATTTCAGCAATGCTATAGCCTCGTGAAATGCCATGCAAAAAACGAAAAGCATCACGAATATTGCTTTTACCTGAAGCATTAGTCCCTACTAAAACTGTCAAATCTCCAAGCGAAAGCTCGGCATTTTTAAAACTTTTAAAATTTTCTAAACGCAAACTCTTTAGCATTGAAATACTCAATAAGTAAGTTGTTGGAATTAAACGTAGGATGGGTTAGCGATAGCGTAACCCATCATTGACAACTAATTGATGCGTTACGTTGCACTAACACATCCTACATTTAATTAAGCTTTCCTACTTATAAGTCATTAACCCTTCGTTTTCTCAAGAACGAAGTTACTGAGCGATCGCTGTACCGAAACAATCGGAATTTGGTTAATCGCCTCGGTTGCAAAGGCATAGGTTAGCAAGTTAGCGGCACTCTCAGCATCAATCGCCCGACTTTGGAGATAGAAGATTTCCTCAGCATCGAGTTGACTGACGGTTGCACCGTGAGCGCATTTGACATTATCTGCAAAAATCTCTAATTGAGGTTTTGTGTCCACTCGCGCTTTAGGCGACAACAAGAGATTGCGGCTTAGCTGGGCGGAATCAGTCTGTTGAGCTAACTTCGCAACTTGGATTTTGCCATTAAAAACTGTATGGGAACGACCGTCAGCAATGCACTTGTGCAATTGCTTACTCGATCCGTGCGGATAGTTGTGAGCAATTACAGAATGTGTATCCGCATGCTGTTCACCATCAACAAATGCTAACCCAGTCAGCGAAGTTTGCGTTTGTTCAGCCATTTGATGCACGATCAAATTCTGGCGAGAGATCTTCGCACCGATGCTAATCGATTGATTCTTATAGACGCTATTTCGGGCTTGAGCGATCGCAATCATATTGATGTGCACCGCCTCATCACCTTGCCACTGTACCTTGGTATGATTGACTTCTGCACCTTCTGCTAGCCAAACTTCTGTTACCGTATTAGTAAAATAGGTTTGAGAATCAATTCCCACAAAAGTTTGAATAAAAGTCAAATTACTATGGCTTTCTGCAATCACCAAACAGCGCGGCTGAGTTATCAATGTTGCGCCAGCCTGTGGTGCAGATACAAACAAAAGCTGGATCGGCTTTTCGACGACTAGATTTTTGGGGACGAGTACAATCGCTACATCATTCAGACAAGCTGTATTCAGGCTTGTAAAATAATCATTCGCATCGGGATGTTGCGCGAGGTGCGATCGCAGTTTTGGCAGAATGCGATCGCCAAGAGTTGCCAATGTGCCAAGAACTAAGCCCTGTAAAGCGCCCGTTGTATCTGAGAACTTCTCACTATACTGCCCATTCACAAACACAATCAGATTATCAACGGCTTCAGAAGCTGAATGCTTAGCAATTAATGCTTCGACATCCTCTGAATTCCCCATCTGATTAGCAAAAGTTAGATTTCCCAAAGACGAAACATCAGTATATTTCCATTCTTCATCTTTGGTGGTTGGAAAAGAAAGACTCGCTAGGCGATCGCTAGCCAATTGACGAATCTCGCTCACAAACTGATCGGTGTCTTGGGAGATCGCGATCGGAGAACCTAAACTGATCACTTGGGAAGTAAACTTTTTACTGTCAACAGCCAATTTACTGCGAGTGCTTAATGCGCCCTTTAGTTCTGCTTGATTTTCCACTTGTTCAGAAACTTGAATAGCCATTATGCCAACACCGCCTCTTCTTCTTTGAGCCAGTCATAGCCCTTTTCTTCTAGTTCCAGAGCCAAGTCTTTGCCACCTGTGAGAATAATCTTGCCATTTTCCATCACATGAATGAAGTCTGGAATAATGTAATTTAGTAAGCGCTGATAGTGTGTAATTACTAATGAAGAATTGAGAGGGGTTGAGAGCTTATTCACTCCACCTGCCACAATCCTCAAAGCATCAATATCTAACCCCGAATCTGTCTCGTCTAGAATTGCCAAGGTTGGATCGAGAATTGCCATTTGCAAAATCTCATTGCGTTTCTTCTCGCCGCCAGAAAAACCTTCGTTAACACTGCGACTCAAGAAACTAGGATTCATTTCTACAATCTCTAACTTTTCTTGGATAAAGTCATCAAAGTCGATGATATCGAACTCTTCTAAGCCTTTGTGCTTTCTCAAGTTGTTATAGGACAATCGCAAGAAATCAGAATTAGTCACCCCAGGAATTTCTAATGGATATTGAAAAGCTAAAAATATACCTTCTCTAGATCTAATTTCTGGTGCTAAATCTAATAAGTTTTCACCCTTATAAATAATCTCACCGCCTGTGACCGTATAGGCAGGATGTCCTGCTAACACTTTCGAGAATGTGCTTTTACCAGAGCCATTTGGCCCCATAATCGCATGAACTTCACCAGCCTTAATCTCCAGATTAAGCCCTTTTAAAATCTCGACTCCACCAACTTCCGCAGTCAAATTCTTGACTGATAAAATCACTTCGCTATTTTCAACAATCATTTCTATTTCTCTTAACAGCTATTTAATATTGTAATATGTAGTGGACAGATATTGGTATGAGAAGGTCGGGAAACTATGTCTTACAGTGCTTTTACATTACGCAAAGCCAAAGAAGAATTAATATTAAACTGCGATTACATCTTCAACATGATCGCGAACTTGAAACTCTCTTAAAAATCTAAAAAACATTTCAAAACCTGTTTTTTCGTCATGACAGGACAGCATGATTAGCTTTGCCCATGAAGTAACAGATCTTACGCCTATTTTTTTTTGTAACCAAGGCTGAAACTCGTTGTAAAACGCTTCTTCTTCTTGGGTGAGTTCATCATTACTCTGGCTTCGGGCAAATTCATATCCAGCAAGAAACATAAATAGATCGCTAACGGATTGACGACCTAAATACATTCCTGAGTTTTTTTCGATTTTCTGCAAAAGTTCAAACAATCCAATCATTTTGTACCTCTCAAACAAATTATTACAAACTAGTCAGTTCCTCAACTACAAAAGCGCCACTCAGACAATCAAAATCTTTTATCCAATCTTCACGAGACAATCCTTCGGCGGACAAATTGTCAAATACCTTTCCCATGACTTCTACTCCATAATGAGTCCCATTTTCAGTTATTGATTCGTCTAACCCATAGCGATCGCTTGTCACAAAGTTTTCACTGCGGCGTTTGGTTCGTAACCGCAGTATTTTTGCTTCGATGCCACGCTTTTTTAGCCAACGCATTACGGTTAACGCACATTTATCACATTCCAATAGTGGATAGTTAATTGTAATTCTACCGACCGCTTGCCAAATTTCCTCCTGTCTTTCCATAGCTAAGATAAGTTTTTTTCGGTTTCAGTCTCATCTTCTTCCATAGGAACTACAAATTTCATGTTTTTATAGAGTAAATCAACTTCTATGTTAGAAGGTAGTCTGCGACCGCCTACTTTTTCCTTGATGCGCTTTTTATCAAACAGACGTAATTGCTCAAGAAATAAGTTTCTCTCAGTCTCCAAAGCATCTATTGCCTTATTTAGTCGCTCATTGGATTCCGATATGTTCTCATCAAATCCAAAAAATTTACTATATCGAAGATAAGTTACTTGAAATTTTTGCCTGATGAGCCACCGATAAACTTGTATACAAGAGCGAAAAGCAGATCGGCGGTAATGAAATGGTAAATCGTTTCTACGAACTATTCGCGCATGTGTATGAAAGCTGCTCATATCAACATTACATATTAGACAGAATTTTTACGGCTGATTTAACTATAAAAATTCTATCTAATTTAAAATATCTATCTCCATCTAAATTATTGTATACCACTTAAAAAGCAGAGATTGTAGTCTCTTCATCGCGAGAACAAAATGGCGATCGCTTTATCCAACACTATTCTCTAGCTTCAAAGCCAAGAGCTTATCAGCTTCAACAGCGAATTCCATCGGCAATGCATTAAATACTTCTTTGCAGAAGCCACTAATGATCATCGAGACAGCATCTTCAACCGCGATACCGCGTTGTTGGAAATAGAACAATTGCTCTTCGCCGATTTTAGAAGTTGAGGCTTCATGCTCAACTCTAGCGGTATTGTTTTGAACTTGAATATAAGGAAAAGTATTCGCTTGAGAGCAATCACCAATCAGCATTGAGTCGCATTGAGAATAATTTCTTGCGCCTTCAGCTTTGGGTGAGATTTTGACCAAGCCGCGATAGCTATTTTGAGAGCCACCAGCGGAAATGCCCTTAGAAACAATTTTACTGCGGGTGTTTTTGCCGATATGCACCATTTTCGAGCCAGTGTCGGCTTGTTGCTTATTATTTGTTAGAGCAACAGAGTAAAACTCACCAACGGAGTTTTCACCAACCAATACGCAACTGGGATACTTCCAAGTAATTGCGGAACCAGTTTCTACTTGAGTCCAAGAGATCTTTGAGTTTTTGCCTTGGCACAAACCACGCTTAGTCACAAAGTTATAGATACCGCCTTTGCCATCTTTATCGCCAGCAAACCAGTTCTGTACTGTGGAATATTTGATTTCGGCATCATCTAGGGCGACTAATTCAACTACGGCTGCATGAAGTTGATTGGTATCAAACATTGGTGCAGTACAACCTTCAAGATAGCTGACATAGGCTCCTTCTTCGGCAACAATCAAAGTACGCTCGAACTGTCCAGAGTCACCATTGTTAATGCGGAAATAGGTGGACAGATCCATCGGGCACTTTACGCCTTTGGGAATGTATACAAAGGAGCCATCGGTAAATACGGCAGCATTTAGTGCTGAATAGTAGTTGTCTGCGATCGGGACAACGCTACCTAGATATTTTTTGATCAGTTCAGGATACTCATGCATCGCTTCGGTGATCGAGCAGAAGATTACACCAACTTTTGCTAGATCTTTCTTAAAAGTTGTGGCGATCGAAACGCTATCAAAAATGACATCAACGGCAACATTGGTTAGACGCTTTTGCTCGTTAATGGAAATCCCTAATTTCTCAAAAGTATCCAGTAACTCAGGATCAACTTCATCAAGACTTGCTTTCTTTTTCGATTGCTTGGGTGCAGAATAATAGACGATATTTTGGTAATCGATCGCAGGATATTCGACATGTGCCCATGTTGGTTCTTGCATCTTTAACCATTGCCGATAAGCCTTGAGACGGAATTCCAGCATGTATTCTGGCTCATTTTTCTTAGCCGAAATCATGCGGACGACATCTTCGCTTAGACCGCGAGGAATCGTGTCCGACTCAATGGATGTAACAAATCCGTATTTGTATGGTTGGTTGACAAGTGCTTGAACCGTTGCAGTCATGTCAGTCGTGGCTCCTGATAATTGATGTGCAAAGTTAGTGCTTCGCGCTACCTTTGTTTGAATAAAACAACTTACTTGTTTCTTTACTAATTGTAGGTTACATTAACAACATGCAAGTTGTCAAAGTCATTTTTTGATAGCTCTGCCACTCTATCGAGTCTTGACTCTACGTAAGAGTCAGTTGTTGTCTGGAGCTTAATATTTATGAAAACTCCCATCGGTGTCGCTGAAATGATTTCAAGTGCACCAGACCTGAAGCTAGATCATAAAAATGACCATAAGCATGATGCTAAAAATGATACTAAGCAGGACATTTTGCAGCATCTGCTTAAGCGTGGAGAGGTAACAGCTCAGGACTTAGCGGAAAAGTTAGATATTAGTCCGCAGGCAATTCGTAAGCATTTAAAAGATCTTGAAACTGAGGGGCTGATCTATCACACTGCCGAGCAGTTGGGTATGGGTAGACCCCAATTTATTTATGCATTGACCACGGCAGGGCGCGATCGCTTTCCCGATAGTTACAACCAATTTGCCGTAAATTTCCTTGATACGCTGATTGATACTTTAGGCAAAGAGCAAGTGTCTGAGGTATTACAAAAGCAGTGGCAACGCAAAGCACAGAA
Encoded proteins:
- a CDS encoding transglycosylase SLT domain-containing protein, producing the protein MRWSIVLMLSATLAGASAPLITTSSDSDITLNASLGNNRDGKSFDPLTYSPIDQRLAKLETQAKQQSSNSNDTDRVRARLVIADIHLNNRKPREAIAALDKLETEYPVLADYVLLKRAQAQTQLRDLQSATSTWQQLLAKFPDSPAAAEAMFALGQNQQLLQKFPAHPRSQEVVLRLLAQDPNRVDLMAHLATYFSDSKEIVPVLNRLVASSPSLTSDQWWAIADGYYNNFEFGRAANAYTRATVNPINAYNYARSLHRGRQFDSAIAAYNRVVQQFPQSPQAPRALIRITQIGSPEEAISATDRIVTSYPDTAAEALAIKASILQDKLGSPKTASDVRNLLLSRYGSSNDAGELRWRIAKGQGRGGQIKNAIATVDALIANSPDSTSAAEASFWAGKWANQIGDKAKAKKFFEFAIRQHPDSYFAWRSASSLGWNVGTFTTARYVAPAISIPSERTALPAGSAKLQELYILGLDRDAQSQWVTELRGKRNLEPREIFTDGVLRVANQDNLIGIKILESLNWIDVSNAQKVEIAQLKQHPAYIHSLYPFHYWDVISNWSRDRKLSPALVIGLMRQESRFEAQIRSRSGAIGLMQIMPDTGSWIASKKGVNSYNLDRPEDNINFGTWYLDYTHSRFGDNSMLAVASYNAGPGAIGRWVESRGLGDPDEFVNNIPYDETRDYVSKVLGNYWNYLRLYSPSVQQQITALEQPNNINASSKF
- a CDS encoding AAA family ATPase produces the protein MLKSLRLENFKSFKNAELSLGDLTVLVGTNASGKSNIRDAFRFLHGISRGYSIAEIIGEKYGEGGVLQWRGIRGGTKEITYCGADSFAIAISFSVHDGDTEYDMDYRIEVKLDSSSPFPYIIFEVLNCKQTNNPIFASFDSTLNNHNSVRFYDSWHSSGGDNFPNYIPMLFQIEKENRLKGVISKIDIDFDIPVTKKLCELALNAIGDMRFLDLSPDVMRLPTFAGQNVLGDRGENLSSVMLDICRDETRKAILLDWLQSLTPMDAKDFDFPEDFTGKVLLRIEEASGQKTTAYSASDGTLRFLGLLAALLGNQRSRFYFFEEPENGIHPNRLSLLLQLMQQEVANSSMQIVITTHSPLLLNFLSPESLEYASLMYRIGDRTESRITKIMDIPNARELVANEGLSSLLDSGWLEDAMYFLEDEEVQDS
- the sufD gene encoding Fe-S cluster assembly protein SufD translates to MAIQVSEQVENQAELKGALSTRSKLAVDSKKFTSQVISLGSPIAISQDTDQFVSEIRQLASDRLASLSFPTTKDEEWKYTDVSSLGNLTFANQMGNSEDVEALIAKHSASEAVDNLIVFVNGQYSEKFSDTTGALQGLVLGTLATLGDRILPKLRSHLAQHPDANDYFTSLNTACLNDVAIVLVPKNLVVEKPIQLLFVSAPQAGATLITQPRCLVIAESHSNLTFIQTFVGIDSQTYFTNTVTEVWLAEGAEVNHTKVQWQGDEAVHINMIAIAQARNSVYKNQSISIGAKISRQNLIVHQMAEQTQTSLTGLAFVDGEQHADTHSVIAHNYPHGSSKQLHKCIADGRSHTVFNGKIQVAKLAQQTDSAQLSRNLLLSPKARVDTKPQLEIFADNVKCAHGATVSQLDAEEIFYLQSRAIDAESAANLLTYAFATEAINQIPIVSVQRSLSNFVLEKTKG
- the sufC gene encoding Fe-S cluster assembly ATPase SufC, encoding MIVENSEVILSVKNLTAEVGGVEILKGLNLEIKAGEVHAIMGPNGSGKSTFSKVLAGHPAYTVTGGEIIYKGENLLDLAPEIRSREGIFLAFQYPLEIPGVTNSDFLRLSYNNLRKHKGLEEFDIIDFDDFIQEKLEIVEMNPSFLSRSVNEGFSGGEKKRNEILQMAILDPTLAILDETDSGLDIDALRIVAGGVNKLSTPLNSSLVITHYQRLLNYIIPDFIHVMENGKIILTGGKDLALELEEKGYDWLKEEEAVLA
- a CDS encoding papain fold toxin domain-containing protein gives rise to the protein MERQEEIWQAVGRITINYPLLECDKCALTVMRWLKKRGIEAKILRLRTKRRSENFVTSDRYGLDESITENGTHYGVEVMGKVFDNLSAEGLSREDWIKDFDCLSGAFVVEELTSL
- the sufB gene encoding Fe-S cluster assembly protein SufB → MTATVQALVNQPYKYGFVTSIESDTIPRGLSEDVVRMISAKKNEPEYMLEFRLKAYRQWLKMQEPTWAHVEYPAIDYQNIVYYSAPKQSKKKASLDEVDPELLDTFEKLGISINEQKRLTNVAVDVIFDSVSIATTFKKDLAKVGVIFCSITEAMHEYPELIKKYLGSVVPIADNYYSALNAAVFTDGSFVYIPKGVKCPMDLSTYFRINNGDSGQFERTLIVAEEGAYVSYLEGCTAPMFDTNQLHAAVVELVALDDAEIKYSTVQNWFAGDKDGKGGIYNFVTKRGLCQGKNSKISWTQVETGSAITWKYPSCVLVGENSVGEFYSVALTNNKQQADTGSKMVHIGKNTRSKIVSKGISAGGSQNSYRGLVKISPKAEGARNYSQCDSMLIGDCSQANTFPYIQVQNNTARVEHEASTSKIGEEQLFYFQQRGIAVEDAVSMIISGFCKEVFNALPMEFAVEADKLLALKLENSVG
- the sufR gene encoding iron-sulfur cluster biosynthesis transcriptional regulator SufR, whose protein sequence is MISSAPDLKLDHKNDHKHDAKNDTKQDILQHLLKRGEVTAQDLAEKLDISPQAIRKHLKDLETEGLIYHTAEQLGMGRPQFIYALTTAGRDRFPDSYNQFAVNFLDTLIDTLGKEQVSEVLQKQWQRKAQNYKLQLGGGSLKQRLEKLAELRRSEGYVTEWFPVEGTEGFIFTEYNCAIAHVAESFPSVCGHELEMFATVLDCSVERTHWMVNGEHRCGYLIPNN